The Deferribacterota bacterium nucleotide sequence AATAATGAAAAATTTAAATCCCCTTTTGGATTAAATAGATTATATATGTTGCATTCAGCGATTACTGATATTAGTAGCAAAAAATATTACTACAAAAATACTCTATCGAGAGGGGCATATGATGTCGCAGGTTTTTCAGCTGATAAGAAGATTGTTTGGATGTTTGATAGTTATTTAAAAGGGAATATTCAAGACTTTAAG carries:
- a CDS encoding lipocalin-like domain-containing protein, which gives rise to MVLVPNLLYSESFVRLNSNDNVSIPRDLYYRDNFISQWWYFTGHLEGINGKPFGYEATFFIINVNNEKFKSPFGLNRLYMLHSAITDISSKKYYYKNTLSRGAYDVAGFSADKKIVWMFDSYLKGNIQDFK